A region of Moorena producens PAL-8-15-08-1 DNA encodes the following proteins:
- a CDS encoding 2Fe-2S iron-sulfur cluster-binding protein, translating to MTQNMLTTTIINYQTNELQEKTLKPETAIQGEYLIGRHPSCDLVLDSPVVSRVHGRIICQGGKCFFSDLGSTDGSRINNEEVDVNQNWLLREDDIIRIGEFVLLVKDLQLYGSNQEANLVDGNSTGIKQWTKGEITVRCVQVIDETDDVKTFRFVAEPPILFSYKPGQFVTLDLEIDGKPVKRSYSISSSPSRPHTLEITVKRVPAPPDAPDLPAGLVSNWLHDNIKVGSEVRLNGPMGKFTCADHRADKLLFISAGSGITPMMSMSKWLCDTGADVDVVFVHSARSPQDIIFHQKLQLMAALHPNFKLAITTTRPELDQAWSGYTGRLNEAMLAEMAPDFRDRIVYVCGPNPFMAGVKTMLAGLDFPMENYNEESFGGKKPSKKKAAATTPEAVKGEDPPKLHLVESASTFNEPTVVFAESGKEVTCDAEDVILDVAEQEGVPLPSGCRMGACGACKRKLLEGKVEYDEEPDALEDEERQQGMILTCVARPVGRVVVSA from the coding sequence GTGACACAAAACATGCTGACGACTACAATCATCAACTACCAAACCAACGAGTTACAGGAAAAAACCCTGAAACCGGAAACTGCAATTCAAGGTGAGTATCTGATTGGCCGCCATCCGAGCTGTGACCTAGTCTTGGATAGTCCTGTAGTGAGTCGTGTACACGGCAGAATCATATGCCAAGGGGGAAAGTGTTTCTTTTCTGACCTCGGTAGCACCGATGGCTCTCGGATCAATAACGAGGAGGTAGATGTTAACCAAAACTGGCTCCTGAGGGAAGATGACATCATCCGCATCGGTGAATTTGTGTTGTTGGTCAAAGACCTACAGCTCTATGGCTCTAACCAGGAAGCCAACCTGGTAGATGGTAATAGCACTGGGATAAAGCAATGGACTAAGGGTGAGATTACTGTCCGCTGTGTACAGGTCATTGATGAGACCGATGATGTAAAAACATTCCGCTTCGTTGCGGAACCACCAATACTGTTCAGCTACAAGCCAGGTCAGTTTGTCACTCTCGATTTGGAGATTGATGGCAAACCCGTGAAGCGTTCCTACTCGATCTCTTCGTCCCCCTCACGTCCTCATACCTTAGAAATTACTGTCAAGAGAGTTCCAGCACCACCAGACGCTCCTGATCTGCCAGCGGGTTTGGTGTCTAACTGGTTGCACGACAACATCAAAGTCGGATCCGAGGTGAGATTAAATGGTCCAATGGGGAAATTTACCTGTGCTGACCATAGGGCTGATAAACTGCTGTTCATCTCAGCAGGTAGTGGGATTACCCCGATGATGTCCATGTCCAAATGGCTTTGTGATACCGGTGCTGATGTGGATGTTGTGTTTGTCCACAGTGCTCGTAGCCCACAAGATATCATCTTCCATCAGAAATTACAGTTGATGGCAGCTTTGCACCCTAATTTTAAGCTGGCGATTACTACGACTCGCCCAGAGCTTGATCAAGCTTGGTCGGGGTATACCGGAAGACTCAATGAAGCCATGCTGGCAGAAATGGCTCCTGATTTTCGCGATCGCATTGTTTATGTCTGTGGTCCGAATCCCTTTATGGCAGGGGTGAAAACCATGCTAGCCGGTCTGGACTTTCCGATGGAAAACTACAATGAAGAGAGCTTTGGCGGCAAAAAGCCCTCAAAAAAGAAAGCAGCAGCAACCACTCCTGAAGCAGTCAAAGGGGAAGATCCTCCTAAACTACACTTAGTAGAATCAGCATCAACTTTTAATGAACCCACTGTGGTTTTTGCTGAGTCTGGAAAAGAGGTTACTTGTGATGCGGAGGATGTGATCCTAGATGTGGCGGAACAAGAAGGAGTGCCATTACCAAGCGGTTGCCGGATGGGAGCCTGTGGTGCTTGTAAGCGAAAGCTTCTAGAAGGGAAGGTAGAGTATGATGAGGAGCCTGACGCTCTGGAAGATGAGGAACGGCAACAAGGGATGATTTTGACTTGTGTGGCTCGTCCTGTAGGACGAGTAGTGGTTAGCGCCTAA
- a CDS encoding 4Fe-4S binding protein, producing MLSKVQEQSWHRVRWVLAISWLILIFSLFYDPISHNLTDPDHLFSLFRDPILTRDPCVQVQGVCLDEKPYALGARLFWGMIVPSAIMIVLVFGHETWRRICPLYFLSQIPRALGLQPKRDISKNPWLVRNHLYVQFAIFFIGLNCRILFVNSDRLVLGLFLSLTIVSAIMMVFLYGGRSWCHYVCPFGMVQMVFTGPRGLLGTEAHNAPPKTITQSMCRTLDKTTGIEKSACISCKSPCMDIDSEKAYWQQLTKPGRKLVQYGYLGLVIGYFVYYWLYAGNFDYYLSGAWTHEENQLGALFKPGFYIMNHPIAIPKLVATPLTFVVFVALSCVICTKLEKLYKAALWRKNKSITHEQVLHRVFSICTFIAFNFFFIYGGRPEINRFPVLVQFLFQSVVILVSSLWLYQTWGRSSHQYTQESLGDKLRRQLKKLPLDFSEFLEGRCVDDLKPEELHILAKTLPGANQQYRLGVYKGVLREAIQSGHVNSASSLEVLQQIRDELGIKDQQHYQILAELGKEQENLPILYPHYGRDPYKVLSTIKERQKTSTSNQRTILRESRQQNRSDKRTKLLKDRQNENQPGDQD from the coding sequence ATGCTGTCAAAGGTACAAGAACAAAGTTGGCACCGAGTCCGTTGGGTGCTAGCGATTAGTTGGCTAATATTAATTTTCTCGTTGTTTTATGACCCGATTTCACACAATTTAACTGATCCTGATCATCTATTCAGCCTGTTTCGAGATCCCATACTAACCAGAGACCCATGTGTTCAAGTCCAGGGAGTATGCCTAGATGAAAAACCCTATGCCCTGGGAGCGCGACTGTTTTGGGGCATGATCGTGCCTAGCGCCATCATGATTGTGTTAGTGTTTGGTCATGAAACTTGGCGACGCATTTGCCCACTTTACTTTCTGTCCCAAATTCCCAGAGCGTTGGGATTGCAGCCAAAGCGGGATATCAGCAAAAATCCCTGGCTGGTTCGTAACCATTTATATGTCCAGTTTGCCATTTTCTTTATCGGGTTGAACTGTCGGATTCTATTTGTTAACTCTGACCGCTTGGTTCTGGGTTTGTTTCTGAGCTTGACTATCGTATCCGCCATAATGATGGTATTCCTCTATGGTGGCAGAAGTTGGTGTCATTATGTCTGTCCATTTGGGATGGTTCAGATGGTATTTACAGGACCACGGGGATTGCTTGGCACTGAAGCTCACAACGCACCGCCAAAAACCATTACCCAGTCCATGTGCCGCACCCTAGACAAGACCACAGGTATTGAAAAAAGTGCTTGTATCAGTTGTAAGTCCCCTTGTATGGATATCGATTCCGAAAAAGCCTACTGGCAACAACTGACTAAGCCTGGTCGGAAATTAGTCCAATACGGTTATTTAGGCTTGGTGATTGGCTATTTCGTCTACTACTGGTTGTATGCAGGAAACTTCGATTATTACCTGTCTGGAGCTTGGACCCATGAAGAGAATCAGTTAGGTGCGCTTTTCAAGCCAGGGTTTTACATCATGAATCACCCGATTGCGATTCCTAAACTGGTGGCAACTCCTCTTACCTTCGTTGTCTTCGTGGCCCTCAGTTGTGTAATTTGTACCAAGCTAGAGAAGCTATACAAAGCTGCTCTGTGGCGAAAAAATAAGTCTATCACTCACGAGCAGGTATTGCACCGAGTCTTTTCCATTTGTACCTTTATTGCCTTTAACTTCTTCTTCATCTACGGGGGTCGTCCCGAAATTAATCGGTTCCCTGTTCTAGTGCAATTCCTGTTTCAGAGTGTAGTGATTCTGGTGAGCAGCTTATGGCTTTATCAAACTTGGGGTCGTAGTTCCCACCAATATACCCAGGAGAGTTTGGGAGACAAGTTGCGCCGTCAACTGAAGAAGCTACCCCTGGACTTCTCGGAATTTCTGGAAGGTCGTTGTGTAGATGATCTCAAACCTGAGGAATTACACATCCTGGCTAAAACCCTACCTGGTGCTAACCAACAATACCGCTTGGGGGTATACAAAGGGGTGTTAAGAGAAGCGATCCAATCTGGACATGTCAATTCCGCTAGTAGCCTAGAGGTTCTCCAGCAGATCCGGGATGAACTGGGTATCAAGGATCAGCAACATTATCAGATTTTAGCAGAACTTGGTAAGGAGCAGGAAAACTTACCGATCTTGTATCCCCACTATGGACGGGATCCTTATAAAGTACTAAGCACCATCAAAGAGCGCCAGAAGACTAGTACTTCTAACCAACGCACTATCCTCAGGGAATCCCGCCAGCAGAATCGCTCTGATAAGCGCACCAAGCTGCTAAAAGACCGCCAAAATGAGAATCAACCAGGTGATCAGGACTAG
- a CDS encoding BlaI/MecI/CopY family transcriptional regulator has product MSPLPHHRPKQLSLGPLEREILEIIWALGCATVKDVHEQILADPDRELAYASVTTVLRRLTQKGWLSCDKRQRTFLWRPLVSRQEAQVLAAHDQLNRFLAVGNPDVVAAFADSLDAASVEQISAIAQRLQAARQRQKEGK; this is encoded by the coding sequence ATGAGTCCTCTGCCCCATCATCGCCCTAAACAACTCTCCCTAGGTCCATTGGAACGAGAAATCTTGGAGATCATCTGGGCATTAGGTTGCGCTACTGTCAAAGATGTCCATGAACAGATTTTGGCTGACCCAGATCGGGAATTAGCCTATGCTTCAGTGACCACAGTGCTACGCCGCTTGACCCAGAAAGGTTGGCTCAGTTGTGATAAACGACAGCGTACCTTTTTATGGAGACCCTTAGTGTCTCGCCAAGAAGCCCAGGTACTCGCAGCCCATGACCAGCTTAATCGCTTTTTAGCTGTAGGCAATCCAGATGTAGTTGCTGCCTTTGCCGATAGCTTAGATGCAGCAAGTGTGGAACAAATTTCTGCGATCGCACAACGACTGCAAGCAGCACGTCAAAGGCAGAAGGAGGGAAAATAA
- a CDS encoding M56 family metallopeptidase, producing the protein MHFVMIIAALGLACWHRHTSYQLPGSCPRRWQQLLVQFLAPPLLLLTTAVAVLSMGPKGQMIGLRTDWLSYCLALGFLGWALVLWLKLAKLGCQSLQQVRSLPQICLINGQWQNGQWERVENCPELTQTPESLASQGQLARLLDTPIPFIAQIGFWQPELVVSQGLLETLSSEHLEAVITHEQAHHHYRDTFWFFWLGWIHRITAWLPNTESLWQELLSLREIRADHWAAKRVDALLLAESLLTMVSSPMITTENFCAPFSRPVHPSRFQQRIDALLTGQESSTGTSSWNWSWLLYVLLPLLVVPFHQ; encoded by the coding sequence ATGCATTTTGTAATGATAATAGCAGCCTTAGGGCTGGCTTGCTGGCACAGGCACACAAGCTACCAACTCCCAGGGAGTTGTCCCAGGCGCTGGCAACAGTTACTAGTGCAATTTCTTGCTCCACCCCTACTCCTCCTAACCACTGCTGTGGCTGTGCTATCCATGGGGCCAAAGGGACAAATGATCGGGTTACGTACCGACTGGCTCAGCTACTGTCTAGCCCTAGGATTTCTGGGTTGGGCACTAGTGTTGTGGCTAAAGTTAGCAAAGCTTGGTTGCCAGTCTTTGCAACAAGTTCGTTCCTTACCTCAAATTTGCTTAATAAATGGGCAATGGCAAAATGGGCAATGGGAAAGAGTTGAAAACTGTCCTGAGTTAACTCAAACCCCTGAATCCCTAGCTAGTCAGGGTCAATTGGCTCGTCTTTTAGACACTCCCATACCCTTTATTGCTCAGATTGGCTTTTGGCAACCGGAACTTGTGGTCAGTCAGGGACTCTTAGAAACTCTTTCATCGGAACATTTAGAGGCTGTGATCACCCATGAGCAAGCTCACCACCATTACCGAGATACCTTCTGGTTTTTCTGGCTAGGCTGGATTCATCGCATCACTGCTTGGTTACCAAATACAGAGTCATTGTGGCAAGAACTATTGAGTCTACGAGAAATCCGTGCTGACCATTGGGCCGCTAAACGGGTCGATGCCCTATTGTTGGCAGAATCACTGTTAACTATGGTTAGTAGTCCGATGATTACTACGGAAAATTTCTGTGCTCCCTTTAGTAGACCTGTGCATCCCAGCCGCTTCCAACAGAGAATCGATGCACTATTGACAGGGCAAGAGTCTTCCACTGGTACTAGCTCCTGGAATTGGAGTTGGTTGCTATACGTATTGTTACCCCTATTGGTTGTACCGTTTCATCAATAG